One window of Bacteroides sp. AN502(2024) genomic DNA carries:
- a CDS encoding enoyl-ACP reductase has product MSYNLLKGKRGVIFGALNDQSIAWKVAERAVEEGATITLSNTPMAIRMGEVDALAQKLNCQVIPADATSVEDLQNVFKTSMDILGGQIDFVLHSIGMSPNVRKKRTYDDLDYGMLDKTLDISAVSFHKMIQSAKKLNAIADYGSIVALSYVAAQRTFYGYNDMADAKALLESIARSFGYIYGREHNVRVNTISQSPTFTTAGSGVKGMDKLFDFSNRMSPLGNATADECAGYCIVMFSDLTRKVTMQNLFHDGGFSSVGMSLRAMATYEKGLEEYMDENGNIIYG; this is encoded by the coding sequence ATGAGTTACAACTTGTTGAAAGGAAAAAGAGGTGTTATCTTCGGTGCTTTGAACGATCAGTCTATTGCTTGGAAAGTGGCAGAGCGTGCCGTAGAAGAAGGTGCAACCATTACATTATCAAATACTCCGATGGCTATCCGTATGGGAGAAGTTGATGCTTTGGCCCAAAAATTAAATTGCCAGGTTATTCCGGCAGATGCCACCAGCGTAGAAGATTTGCAAAATGTCTTCAAGACCTCCATGGATATACTGGGTGGACAAATTGATTTTGTACTCCACTCTATCGGTATGTCTCCCAACGTGCGCAAGAAACGTACTTACGATGACCTTGACTATGGAATGTTGGATAAAACATTGGATATTTCAGCTGTTTCATTCCACAAAATGATTCAGTCGGCCAAGAAACTGAATGCTATTGCTGATTATGGTTCTATCGTCGCTTTGAGCTACGTAGCCGCACAGCGTACTTTCTATGGTTATAATGATATGGCGGATGCGAAGGCATTGCTGGAATCTATTGCACGTAGCTTCGGTTACATTTATGGACGTGAACATAATGTACGTGTGAACACGATTTCACAGTCGCCTACATTTACTACTGCCGGTTCGGGCGTGAAGGGTATGGACAAACTGTTCGACTTTTCCAACCGTATGTCTCCGCTTGGAAATGCAACGGCTGACGAATGTGCCGGTTATTGCATTGTGATGTTCTCCGATCTTACTCGCAAGGTGACTATGCAGAACCTATTCCATGACGGTGGATTCTCTAGCGTAGGTATGAGTCTTCGTGCCATGGCTACTTACGAGAAAGGGCTAGAGGAGTATATGGACGAAAACGGCAACATCATTTACGGATAA